A single Lemur catta isolate mLemCat1 chromosome 20, mLemCat1.pri, whole genome shotgun sequence DNA region contains:
- the VPS4A gene encoding vacuolar protein sorting-associated protein 4A isoform X1: MTTSTLQKAIDLVTKATEEDKAKNYEEALRLYQHAVEYFLHAIKYEAHSDKAKESIRAKCMQYLDRAEKLKDYLRNKEKHGKKPVKESQSEGKGSDSDSEEDNPEKKKLQEQLMGAVVMEKPNIRWNDVAGLDGAKEALKEAVILPIKFPHLFTGKRTPWRGILLFGPPGTGKSYLAKAVATEANNSTFFSVSSSDLMSKWLGESEKLVKNLFELARQHKPSIIFIDEVDSLCGSRNENESEAARRIKTEFLVQMQGVGNNNDGTLVLGATNIPWVLDSAIRRRFEKRIYIPLPEEAARAQMFRLHLGSTPHNLTDANIHELARKTEGYSGADISIIVRDSLMQPVRKVQSATHFKKVCGPSRTNPSIVIDDLLTPCSPGDPGAMEMTWMDVPGDKLLEPVVCMSDMLRSLATTRPTVNADDLLKVKKFSEDFGQES; encoded by the exons ATGACAACGTCAACCCTCCAG AAAGCCATTGATCTGGTGACAAAAGCCACAGAAGAGGATAAGGCCAAGAATTACGAGGAGGCGCTGCGGCTCTACCAGCATGCCGTGGAGTATTTCCTCCACGCTATCAAGT ATGAGGCACACAGCGACAAGGCTAAGGAGAGCATTCGAGCCAAGTGCATGCAGTACCTAGACCGGGCCGAGAAGCTCAAGGATTATTTACGAAACAAAGAGAAGCATGGCAAGAAGCCAGTGAAAGAGAGTCAGAGTGAGGGCAAGGG CAGCGATAGTGACAGTGAAGAGGATAATCCagagaagaagaaattacaaGAACAACTGATGG GTGCTGTTGTCATGGAGAAGCCCAACATACGGTGGAATGATGTGGCCGGGCTGGACGGGGCCAAGGAGGCCCTCAAAGAAGCTGTCATTTTGCCAATTAAATTCCCACACTTGTTCACAG GCAAGCGTACCCCTTGGCGAGGGATACTGCTCTTTGGACCCCCTGGCACAGGGAAATCCTACCTGGCCAAAGCGGTGGCAACAGAGGCCAACAACTCCaccttcttctctgtgtcctcctCAGATCTGATGTCCAAGTGGCTGGGGGAGAGTGAGAA GCTAGTCAAGAACCTGTTTGAGCTGGCCCGGCAGCACAAGCCCTCCATCATCTTCATCGACGAGGTGGATTCCCTCTGCGGATCCCGAAATGAAAATGAGAGCGAGGCTGCCCGAAGGATCAAAACGGAGTTCTTGGTCCAAATGCAGG GAGTGGGGAATAACAACGATGGGACTCTGGTTCTTGGTGCCACAAACATCCCATGGGTGTTGGATTCAGCCATCAGGAGGAG GTTTGAAAAGCGGATTTACATCCCCTTGCCAGAGGAAGCCGCCCGCGCCCAGATGTTCCGATTGCATCTGGGGAGCACGCCCCACAACCTCACAGATGCCAACATCCACGAGCTGGCCCGCAAGACAGAAGGCTATTCAGGCGCAGACATTAGCATCATCGTGCGGGACTCCCTCATGCAGCCCGTTAGAAAAGTACAGTCGGCAACACACTTCAAAAAG GTTTGTGGCCCTTCCCGCACCAACCCCAGCATTGTGATCGATGACCTCCTGACCCCATGCTCACCAGGGGACCCGGGGGCCATGGAGATGACTTGGATGGATGTCCCTGGTGACAAACTCTTAGAGCCTGTGGTTTGCATG TCGGACATGCTCCGGTCTTTGGCCACTACCCGGCCCACAGTGAATGCAGACGACCTCCTGAAAGTGAAGAAATTCTCAGAGGACTTTGGACAGGAGAGTTAA
- the VPS4A gene encoding vacuolar protein sorting-associated protein 4A isoform X2 — MTTSTLQKAIDLVTKATEEDKAKNYEEALRLYQHAVEYFLHAIKYEAHSDKAKESIRAKCMQYLDRAEKLKDYLRNKEKHGKKPVKESQSEGKGDSDSEEDNPEKKKLQEQLMGAVVMEKPNIRWNDVAGLDGAKEALKEAVILPIKFPHLFTGKRTPWRGILLFGPPGTGKSYLAKAVATEANNSTFFSVSSSDLMSKWLGESEKLVKNLFELARQHKPSIIFIDEVDSLCGSRNENESEAARRIKTEFLVQMQGVGNNNDGTLVLGATNIPWVLDSAIRRRFEKRIYIPLPEEAARAQMFRLHLGSTPHNLTDANIHELARKTEGYSGADISIIVRDSLMQPVRKVQSATHFKKVCGPSRTNPSIVIDDLLTPCSPGDPGAMEMTWMDVPGDKLLEPVVCMSDMLRSLATTRPTVNADDLLKVKKFSEDFGQES; from the exons ATGACAACGTCAACCCTCCAG AAAGCCATTGATCTGGTGACAAAAGCCACAGAAGAGGATAAGGCCAAGAATTACGAGGAGGCGCTGCGGCTCTACCAGCATGCCGTGGAGTATTTCCTCCACGCTATCAAGT ATGAGGCACACAGCGACAAGGCTAAGGAGAGCATTCGAGCCAAGTGCATGCAGTACCTAGACCGGGCCGAGAAGCTCAAGGATTATTTACGAAACAAAGAGAAGCATGGCAAGAAGCCAGTGAAAGAGAGTCAGAGTGAGGGCAAGGG CGATAGTGACAGTGAAGAGGATAATCCagagaagaagaaattacaaGAACAACTGATGG GTGCTGTTGTCATGGAGAAGCCCAACATACGGTGGAATGATGTGGCCGGGCTGGACGGGGCCAAGGAGGCCCTCAAAGAAGCTGTCATTTTGCCAATTAAATTCCCACACTTGTTCACAG GCAAGCGTACCCCTTGGCGAGGGATACTGCTCTTTGGACCCCCTGGCACAGGGAAATCCTACCTGGCCAAAGCGGTGGCAACAGAGGCCAACAACTCCaccttcttctctgtgtcctcctCAGATCTGATGTCCAAGTGGCTGGGGGAGAGTGAGAA GCTAGTCAAGAACCTGTTTGAGCTGGCCCGGCAGCACAAGCCCTCCATCATCTTCATCGACGAGGTGGATTCCCTCTGCGGATCCCGAAATGAAAATGAGAGCGAGGCTGCCCGAAGGATCAAAACGGAGTTCTTGGTCCAAATGCAGG GAGTGGGGAATAACAACGATGGGACTCTGGTTCTTGGTGCCACAAACATCCCATGGGTGTTGGATTCAGCCATCAGGAGGAG GTTTGAAAAGCGGATTTACATCCCCTTGCCAGAGGAAGCCGCCCGCGCCCAGATGTTCCGATTGCATCTGGGGAGCACGCCCCACAACCTCACAGATGCCAACATCCACGAGCTGGCCCGCAAGACAGAAGGCTATTCAGGCGCAGACATTAGCATCATCGTGCGGGACTCCCTCATGCAGCCCGTTAGAAAAGTACAGTCGGCAACACACTTCAAAAAG GTTTGTGGCCCTTCCCGCACCAACCCCAGCATTGTGATCGATGACCTCCTGACCCCATGCTCACCAGGGGACCCGGGGGCCATGGAGATGACTTGGATGGATGTCCCTGGTGACAAACTCTTAGAGCCTGTGGTTTGCATG TCGGACATGCTCCGGTCTTTGGCCACTACCCGGCCCACAGTGAATGCAGACGACCTCCTGAAAGTGAAGAAATTCTCAGAGGACTTTGGACAGGAGAGTTAA